The DNA segment ctagCCCGCAAAGTCTCGAAGGGAGCTTTGTCAAGTATTTGAGCATCTCAagcaaattattaattgcCAATCaaagtgatttttaaaattctgaaGCTTTTACAAAAGCCTGCCGAGTGCAACACaaaagttttacaaaaattcatGTCATAAATTATCGACTTtcaatttatgtaatatatgcGAAGTAAGAAGTTCTCGCTTTGTCTAACTATTTTCCCAGAAAACTTTTCTGTAGCAAAGATGgtcacaaatatttattcaaatgttaAACATGCTTGGCATTTCgcatttatttagaatatgaACCCTTTTCATAGAAGAGTAATAAACCAAGAAACGCCCTTACCATATACCTGTTTATGGTGCTTTTgggttattatttttattaactgtacTGCTATGCTagtcttataattttaattaatttaataaatttaattaatgttattatacatttgctttagattctaaatttaaaggaTACTAGATAATATCAAGGCATCGCCACAACTTGCATATCTCATTAAATCAAGATAACTGTAATACTGGgactatgtatttatttatttaaaaaaggttgcCCACggttattacaataaaagctTATCTTAAGCATCAAGAAACATgcaaaatatcaataaaaacttatgGAACGCTCTTTAACAGGCAAATACAGCCTGCTTAACAAACAGAATTTCTACAAACAATATGTGATTTAAAACCTGAGagaattattgaaaaattttgGGAAACTAAGAGGTAAGGAAAGCTCCCTCACAATAGTTTCAGTATTCGTAATATTATTCAGTTAGTTAAAGCTCaagttataatgaaatatttacgactcaaaattataaataacggtACCTTCAGGTCATGTTTATACTAGGCAATTAGGATTAGGGATGCCATTGTCATTTTACTTCAAAGACTTCAAAGGCTACttgttatatttgaatatcttTAACTGTCGGACTTTAACTATTCataaacgttttaaataactaaaggTTGTATCGTCTTTCTACTCTCGTGTCGCTTTgcatgataaaaaattaattaaggtgtatagttattaaatacgtttcagtaaaaacctatttttaatagtaaataatgatttgAAGAAGAAGAACTGGTATCAACTTATTACAAATTAGTATAATTAGAACATGTAAATTTTGTTGACAAAGTATAGAATTGATAGCAttacttatagttatttacaacACAGTTAATTTATCTTTGCTTCGAGCGCGTTGAGTTCTTATATATACAGGTCTTTCAAGATAGCAATGTAAGGCAAGATAACGCAAggaacttataattttattaaagtataaaattagaaatatataataattaatacgttATTTCTGtagtattaatgtaattttagtaatttattcccagctatacattaatatattttttaaaaagcatGATCATAAGGAAATAGATGCAttcagtttatattatttagagatatttttctttgtgATAACGAAGAAGTTATTCGTCTATTAGAATGGCTAATTTACTTATCGCTATAAGCGTAATTATAGCGCAGACGTAGGCAGCAGACTCGCATTTGTATTAAGAAAACGTTAGACTTTGTAAAGCTTGAATGTGCGTTTAAGCTTTGAAAGTTCTGAAATGATTTtacgataaaataaaaccaacaaATGTGTAAATTTAGGTATCATCCAGTATCTCTGCATCTTCATTAAggcgtttttaaattaacagataCACCCTATATGTAAACTAtccgtaaataaattaagtcaaaattacattattctcTAAGGTAATTCGTCTGGTAAAAGAGGGGTTGCCGCCAGTACCAATTAGGGTAATTTAAACAGTACTAAACGTGATTGcggtacttttaaaattttggacTATACAGTTTAAACGGCAATAAAATTCCGGTCAGTTTATTGGTAGGTAGCAGACGATTTTAGAATCCTAACGGTAAGGATCACACGCACCGCCCTCATTGTTTAcctaaaactaatttaataacttttagaACAAAATAGTTCAGTCAGTTCGTGATCAGTGAACGTGTCAGTGCTTTTTGGAAATTATTTCGTGACAAAATTCACGCTTCAACAGGTGACAGTTCTGTGCTAATTTTGAATAGtttctacatttttttaagcaaattTACTTACGCATATTTTTTCTGGGTCTGAAATGACAGATATTTGAAATGTTATaaagttattgttaaaaaactcGTTATTAGAAAGATTCATTTAGGTCACAACGACCATGCTTGAAGCCCGCATCTTTTCGAAGTCTAAAGATACGAAGTTTTTATTAACGATTTTTAATGTGATACTGAAATATAAAGGACACAAGAAATCGTTTTTCTTATCGTTAAATGTGCGCGTCCATCAAATGGTAGTTGACAACAAGAGTCGaagctttttattaaaacaaaattttaaacaagattatatttattttagtggtGCTACGAGTCGTACATATTACGgctttattgtttatacaaCCCAGATTCAGTGTAGATAATACAAAAGTgtacttataattttagtaagtaagcagtatataatatatgtaaaatataatatgtacataaaatataagaataactTAATACACTTAGTAAATATAGATAACTGCTTTTCactaaaatatttccgaaccaattcaacttagggtctttTACAAGAGAGAGTAGGAATAATTAAATGGCAGACAACACACTACAGAGAATATAGGtacgatattataatttttttaggtaaTCATCGACGTCTCCTCCCTAAAGCGAGGAGGCCGCGTGACTTTGCACATATTACGACCCTCCGACACACATATCCCCcacttaaactttaaaatccTATCACGAACTCAATTTTCGGGCCAACCCACATGCTGCGCCCGCATCGAAAAATTGTCGCACGTCTAGCGAAACAGAGATACACAATCGAACGAAAACGATAGAGAGGCAAGAACGGAACAGGGCCGGCTAACGGTACTACGCGGAAGTATGTCAGTAGCGTAAAGCGTGCCGCAATGTCCATAGGTCGTAACTGCCAAATTTGCGCGGGGAAAATTCAACCTTGACATTGCCCAATTAGGTCGTTACTTGCCTGATTATGATCAAGTTTTCGATTTTCACGGTGCTGATTCACAATAGCTTGCGGTAAATGCCTTAGGGGCTCCAGTTTTAACCTACCTCAAGGCTGGAATACCACTAGTTTAGACaagcttaaattattaaatctttaatcaatatacctaatatataatctaaattattaaatactttcttGCAACAAACTAAATAACATTTGCGGACTATATATTATtcgtcttttatttaaattcaactcgtgtatatataatataaattattaaatacagtataatatatattcctcACGATCTTTTCTCttaccgttcaagcgaatgttaaatgcaacatagaaagaaagtcattGGTGTTCAGctagggatcgaacctacgacctgaaTATAACCTGTAGATTTAAAGGcattactaactactaacttcCCTATTACCAGTTAGTTTTGTGTAGCCCATAAATAGACtctaaacaaaataactatatctatacaattattaaataacacagtagtaagtaatatataagatattcAAACGACAAATGACAAGAGACGAGGCGCGGCGCAGGCTGTATTTACTGAGACTTTCACTGAGACATAGTCAACAGAGCGAATAGCGAACCGGACCTAAACTTTCTTTCGAATTCGGACGAGACAACAATTGTTTGCATGATTTCAATCGATTGAACTTTGATTGcactttgatttattttatttttttaaccagaGACATTATTTGGGTCTGTCATGATGTAAAAAATGTAccttatatttgttattagttttttttatgaatataatcgTTCTAATTGTCGATAGGGCTTAGCTAGGGTAGAAAGGTTTTGTTTGataattatagattttcaTTGAGAGATTTGCTCGGGTAAGTGGACGTGTGTCTAAAGGGTACTTGAAGCTCACTGAGCAAAGCGTGAATCAAGGGATTGCGCCTACGAtggttaagtagtttatatCGTAGCAATATAACAGTTTCAACTGTctattatataagtaatattatttagtgaAATATCAAGAACATTTCAGAgccattttatataacttcatatttcaattttagccttgatacacacatacacatacacatacacaGACACACGTTTTTACGTCTTCTAAAAGTCCGTCTCGTAAAAAGTTACGTCTGGGCtccagatttctgaatctgtttcataatcatttgtcaatctaataggcatgtaggtgatcagtctccggtgcctgacacacgctgtcgactaTAAGGCCAGCCGGTTTCCACACGATCTTTTTCCTCACcatttgagcgaatgttaaccACATAGAAAGTAAGTCCATTTGTGCATAACCTATAACgtcagggatgagattcgCACGCTAAAGGTGCTAGGCCTACACTGCTCTGAAGATATCGATAGAGTTGTCTAAAAAAATTGATCCCAAAATATTCCGTAACGATTACATAGTTACTTTGTAATATATCAAATTCTTAAACCAAATATTTTTCACAACGCTTTAGAAATATCgtgaaaaaattatagtaaataaaatgtattgtttgCAATTTGTCTAACACTGCGTCACGTTCTAAGTGCAATCAAGTCTTGTAACGATTTTTTTACCGAACACATTGCGCCAACTCGCTACGGGCTATCGGCTGCAATAGATTTGCGAAAAACCTGAAGGCCGCGCTCTTGGTTGCCgagacaaattttaatatttcactcGATTTTTTGATTGAATATTGCGAATGGCGTGCAATGCTTGGGCAATTGTGCGTGATATCGGTCCTTTAGTTGGGTTGTGTACGAAATCTTACCACATTCAGTTGTTCACctcatagaaaaatataattgtgtgTAACagtataagtaatttaaattctaaaataacGCAATTCTCATTGAGGTATCTATCACAGTACAAAATATTCGCTTAGAGAGAAATAACATTGCTCGTATCATTTTATGAGCgtgaaattttatacaaacatgAAACtacgtataatttaaaaattaaaaacagatttttaactcaacattcaaaaattcaaaattatttattcatttaggtgaCACAATtttcacttatgaacgttaataaagatatacatattaaaggcttctaattttacatttactgccagttctcaaatcaagtgCGTAGAACGGACTACAAGACCTGGGAATAAACTATAAGGTGCTATACCCATATTTATAGCACCTTATAGTTTATTCCCAGGCACAAAATCTAATTTCAATGATTTTGTAAAGATGATTTCATTTTTgatgttataaatatgatttctaacagaaattaaaaaaaatatgacttatgaaaatgtaaataaaaatagtatatggTACAAATATCTTAGCATAGATAGTTAGTGATGCGAAGCGGCGCGCGCGCAGCAAATGGTTGCCATTTAGCGCCAATATCTCTGTTTCATATTCGTTTTGCCTACTTATGAATACAGCTAAGGTATTCTTGTTTTGCACGTGttcgtttaaatatatactttggATAGTTTATCATTCATCCTCATTTTACGTTGGTCGATAATTCTTCATTCATTCCGTAGACTTAGTTTGTACGAGAGATGTTCTGATGATGATTATACTTTGAGAAAgaatcattttaaattgaatatagtatatagtttctgatacattttatttattaccgaAACCATTCgtgtattaataaagttaaataatgatGTCTCAACTTTAGcgagatttttaatttatggaaTATTGTTTCAGTCAGCGCGGCAGGGTGGCGGCATCTAAGTATGGTGGTGGTGGGGTCTCTGTCGGGTCTGGCGTCGCGGTAAGGCGCGGCATGAAGTGCACCGGCGTGGCGGGCGGTGGGCCCCCCTCCAGTGAGCTTTTGCTGGGTGCCTGCTGGTTTGACCCAAAGCACGAGGCCTCTTCTCCCCCTTGCCACGAGCTTCTCGACTCTTTACTCGCTCCTCCACCCCTGGCGGAACTTAAACCACTCCCGCCCTTTACTGGCTACACTGGACACCTCTCTATTAATGGAATTTCCGGTCATCACTTTCATGCTATTGCTCAACGTCTTCCAGAAGAGAACAATAATTACCCTACTCAGAGTGGCTACGGTGATAATGAGGTAGTCTCGTCTTCCACTTGCGCTACTGACTCGGAACCACCCGACCTAGAGGATGTCAAACCGTTTCCCTTAGATGTATCTGATACAAAACCATTTGCAGAATCTTCTGGCCCAGGAGCGCCCGATTCTTGTGCTCAATCTTGCTCGCCGCCAGCAAAACTTTTCGATGATGCTCCTAAACAAGAAATGTATGACCTAAGTTCAATAGAAGATATAGCGGCTATCATAGGATCTGCTATCGCAGACACTACTGTACCTTCCCAGCCAGAGGATCCTGAGAGAAACGATTCGAGAGATAGTTGGATGGACATAGACATGACATGGATAACTAGCGCCAGCAGTCAACAAGGGGAAAAAATGCCAATCACACAAGATCTTTCAGACTTGGGTCTATCTATCTCTCCACCACCCACCCAAACGAATCACCAACCTGGTTTAGATTATCCTAGTAAAAACCATAAGTATTCAAAAACCCAAgagttttttcaaaataattttggaCAAGCTGGGTCAACGCTTCAGAATTTACTAACTCAGGGTTATATGCCGTTGCTACAAAATCGATTACAAAATGGTCCACCAGTCAAGCAAGAAGCACCTAGCTCGACTAGCTATGGAATGGAGGTGATATCAACATCTTCACCTCCTGGTAATGCTGTTTCAACGACAGATGGAGTGGGTGGCCTGTTGAATGGAAGATATGGCCCTCATTACGGACTGAGTTTGAAACCGGATGGTCTTTGCAGCCCTGATAGATTGCTGGGTTATCCTCACGCTCACACCACAACGATAACTACTTCTAGTAAATCAAAACGAAGTCGAGCAAAGGCAAAACAAGGAAACAATGGCGGAAGTTTACATGGAAGTTCTCTGGCATTTTCCTCGGCAACCTCTGCTGAGCTCAGCGGGCTTTTAGGAAAAGAGAAACCAGTGCATAGGTGCGGGATCTGCAATAGAGGGTTcttgaataaatctaatataaaagTGCATCTTCGAACGCATACTGGAGAGAAACCATTCAGATGCGACGTGTGCGCAAAGGCGTTTAGacagaaggctcatctgataaAACACCAGCAAATTCATAAACGGATCGGAAGAGACTGAGCCGAGTCTAACTGAAAAGCATTTCGTAGGTTGTAGTTGTGTGTTTGTGAACGTGTGGTTAAAATCTATCTAGACTATTGGATATTAACGGTCATTCTTCTAACACAGTTAGCGATTTAAACCCTTTAGTTATTATCCTCCTAAGGAAAAGTGCAATGTTATCTAGTTTTAAGCTCTTCAGATTTATAATGtagataatattgtttttaattttgttgtgtAGTTAAGTTTACGTTCATTGCGTGTCGTGTATGAAATGTATGTTAATCGATTCATTCCGATTGAGTAATGTATGAACGAAGAACGGTGTCTCCTTGactcttcaaataatttatatttttcatgtgTGAATGCTTACTCCGATTACCTACTTATagtcaaataataaaagatattaattagcgttattgtatattataggtacattgtataattttataaacaaagacaAAGCTCACGAGGCTAAACGTTTAAAACACTCACCGTTGAGTTATAGTTTGTATTAtctcattattaattattgttaacatataattaaaatgtatttctcaGTTTTCTCaacattaattttagaaaaaaaatctttgtctTGACTTCATTCATGCATCGCCTTCAAGTAAACAttcctaattaattaaataataacaattgatGGCCCCGAGATCCTTGCAGTGCGCAGGCGCATGAGCGGAACAATCGTGTCCGGGAAATGATCGAAAAACTAACTTAATGTAATAACAGCGATCCGTTATTGCGCAACACATAACTAGGACACGGATTAGTAGCAAACTATTTGtatcaattcaatttaattgttacggtacactatttttatagtattagcCGTAAGTCTATTTTGCTAGGATGCCGGCTGATTGAGATCTTTAGGGACtgaaatatcatataattCAGTTAGTTTAACTGTTTTGTCATACAAAATCATTTCTTTTTCCCattcataaacatttaatatcgTAGCAGTATTTTACATATTGAACTTTCATCAACtatttcttcaaatatttttatacttattagGGCAGggtttttagttataattaaaattagcatttgattttttaattactaaaaattcagttacatttgtaaataaacgtATACCGTCCAAAATGTACTTACTAAGTAAGATCTTGAATTTGAATAAAGCATAAAATTTACTCCATGACAGTTTGACCTAATAATGATATTTAGTAAAACGTCATCAAAAATCAACCTTTCATCAGTGGCGTGTAGAACATTTGTATTGAGACATATAACTATGAGTGCGGTTTTAAAAAGTGACAATAGGTTTACAATTaagccttttttaaatattttaatctgtgGTTTCGATACCAATTACTTAATCTGACAACACTGAATTGAGTGCGCTGGCACCCTTAGTACAAACTCTTGGAGATTaaagtacatttaaatatatttttgatgtgttttattgaataatacttAAACGATTTGTGTTTCGGTTTTATTCCAAATATATTCACAcgatatattgtttttactaaGGGTAACACAGACATTttagttcatttatttaacttattgttgttataacatgcctatttttaacataaatctGCGCACCCATAGATACTTCTTCACATAAACCTTgaata comes from the Pieris brassicae chromosome 4, ilPieBrab1.1, whole genome shotgun sequence genome and includes:
- the LOC123708323 gene encoding ichor; this encodes MKCTGVAGGGPPSSELLLGACWFDPKHEASSPPCHELLDSLLAPPPLAELKPLPPFTGYTGHLSINGISGHHFHAIAQRLPEENNNYPTQSGYGDNEVVSSSTCATDSEPPDLEDVKPFPLDVSDTKPFAESSGPGAPDSCAQSCSPPAKLFDDAPKQEMYDLSSIEDIAAIIGSAIADTTVPSQPEDPERNDSRDSWMDIDMTWITSASSQQGEKMPITQDLSDLGLSISPPPTQTNHQPGLDYPSKNHKYSKTQEFFQNNFGQAGSTLQNLLTQGYMPLLQNRLQNGPPVKQEAPSSTSYGMEVISTSSPPGNAVSTTDGVGGLLNGRYGPHYGLSLKPDGLCSPDRLLGYPHAHTTTITTSSKSKRSRAKAKQGNNGGSLHGSSLAFSSATSAELSGLLGKEKPVHRCGICNRGFLNKSNIKVHLRTHTGEKPFRCDVCAKAFRQKAHLIKHQQIHKRIGRD